A part of Paraburkholderia azotifigens genomic DNA contains:
- a CDS encoding AMP-binding protein encodes MNPSVDAQRPTRERHWIASYRSIPAEIDADGYRSVNALLEGALRRFATRPAFRAFGQTLTYADIDRLSSAFAAYLQKVAGVRKGDRVAVMLPNLLAFPIAFIAIAKIGGVQVNVNPLYTARELEHQLNDAGVETIVVFDGSTRTLAEVIGGTKIRTVITAGAGDGSGAVIPGPSPDASLRNTITLPQALAQGERLEAAPVDVDGSDLLFLQYTGGTTGLSKGAVLSHRNLVANIAQFQAFMPDSLRPGEEVVVTAIPLYHIFALTVNFLTYFSVGAENWLVANPRDLDPFIDVLKAARPTVFVGVNTLYACLAAHPRLAEVDWSRLRLSAGGGAAVIDIVSQRWKAVTGSFIREGYGLSETSPVVSFNPQFIEAFTGTIGLPVPSTDVKLLDDDNRETTIGEPGEICVKGPQVMRGYWQQPEANARAFTPDGYFRTGDVGVFDARGFLRIVDRKKDMVIVSGFNVYPNEVEAVASAFPGVAECACVGVPDDRTGEALKLFVVSAAGADVASDALIAHCRAAMAAYKVPKLIRFVDALPKSTVGKILRRELRGVE; translated from the coding sequence ATGAACCCGTCCGTGGACGCGCAGCGCCCGACGCGCGAGCGGCACTGGATCGCTTCATACCGCTCGATCCCCGCCGAGATCGATGCCGATGGCTATCGGTCCGTCAATGCGCTGCTCGAAGGCGCGCTGCGCCGGTTCGCCACGAGGCCGGCCTTTCGTGCGTTCGGCCAGACGTTGACCTATGCGGACATCGACCGGTTGTCGTCGGCATTCGCTGCGTATCTGCAGAAGGTCGCGGGCGTCCGCAAAGGCGATCGCGTGGCCGTGATGCTGCCGAACCTGCTGGCCTTTCCAATCGCGTTCATTGCGATCGCGAAGATCGGCGGCGTGCAGGTCAACGTCAATCCGCTCTATACGGCGCGCGAACTCGAGCATCAGCTCAACGACGCGGGCGTCGAAACCATCGTCGTATTCGACGGCTCGACCCGCACGCTGGCCGAGGTGATCGGCGGCACGAAGATCAGGACGGTCATCACGGCGGGCGCGGGCGACGGCAGCGGCGCCGTCATTCCCGGGCCGTCGCCGGACGCTTCGCTGCGCAACACGATCACGTTGCCGCAAGCGCTCGCGCAGGGCGAGCGGCTCGAAGCGGCTCCCGTCGACGTCGACGGCAGCGATCTGCTTTTCCTGCAATACACGGGCGGCACGACGGGGCTGTCGAAGGGCGCCGTGCTGTCGCATCGCAATCTCGTCGCGAACATTGCGCAGTTCCAGGCCTTCATGCCGGATTCGCTGCGGCCCGGCGAAGAAGTCGTCGTCACGGCGATTCCGCTGTATCACATCTTCGCGTTGACGGTGAACTTCCTCACGTACTTCTCCGTCGGCGCGGAAAACTGGCTCGTCGCCAATCCGCGCGACCTGGATCCGTTCATCGACGTGCTCAAGGCGGCGCGTCCGACCGTTTTCGTCGGCGTCAATACGCTGTATGCGTGTCTCGCCGCGCATCCGCGTCTCGCGGAAGTGGACTGGTCGCGCCTCAGGCTGTCGGCGGGCGGCGGGGCGGCCGTGATCGACATCGTGTCGCAGCGCTGGAAGGCCGTGACGGGCAGCTTCATTCGCGAGGGCTATGGGCTGTCGGAGACCTCGCCCGTCGTGTCGTTCAATCCGCAGTTCATCGAAGCCTTCACGGGGACGATCGGCCTTCCCGTGCCGTCCACCGACGTCAAACTCCTCGACGACGACAACCGCGAAACCACCATCGGCGAGCCCGGCGAAATCTGCGTCAAGGGTCCGCAGGTGATGCGCGGCTACTGGCAGCAACCCGAGGCCAATGCGCGCGCGTTCACGCCGGACGGCTACTTCCGCACGGGCGACGTGGGCGTGTTCGATGCGCGGGGTTTTCTCAGGATCGTCGATCGCAAGAAGGACATGGTGATCGTGTCCGGCTTCAACGTTTACCCGAACGAAGTGGAAGCCGTCGCGTCGGCTTTTCCGGGTGTCGCCGAATGCGCGTGCGTCGGCGTGCCGGACGACAGGACAGGGGAGGCGCTGAAGCTGTTCGTCGTCAGCGCGGCGGGCGCCGACGTCGCCAGCGACGCGCTGATCGCGCATTGCCGCGCCGCCATGGCCGCGTACAAGGTGCCGAAGCTCATCCGCTTCGTCGATGCGTTGCCCAAGTCGACGGTGGGCAAGATTCTCCGGCGGGAACTGCGCGGCGTCGAATGA
- a CDS encoding AraC family transcriptional regulator has protein sequence MQQREFATATHHRGERLPHASSAIAWREKRFAPSKLAALLDVTSQAGLDPNAVLAGTELDAGAVANPFTLTSSEQFLTAARNAVRMYGKPDLGVRVGRSLHASSYGMYGYALLCSEAMTQTFDTAVKYHQLANGMLDIRWAQHDDAASWFFPNLNEVRVPDVDEPLYEFLIDLQFAVHVTVIKDVMGAWCVPARALFTRAQPPHAALLSDVLECPLVFGQPQNLLSYPAAWLSRAPQLANPITAAQVSTQCARLLEQFRWQAGVTRRVYQELTRTPGKFPDIEQIAESLCMTSRTLRRKLEAEGASYSELLTGVRKALAVDYLGTTALSIEDIALTLGFSDAVSFRHAFKRWTGKTPNEVRRDGGAALP, from the coding sequence ATGCAGCAACGGGAGTTCGCGACGGCCACGCATCATCGGGGAGAACGCCTGCCGCATGCGTCGTCGGCCATCGCATGGCGCGAGAAGCGCTTTGCGCCGTCGAAGCTCGCCGCGCTGCTCGATGTGACCTCGCAAGCCGGCCTCGATCCGAATGCCGTGCTGGCGGGCACAGAGCTCGACGCCGGGGCCGTCGCCAACCCGTTCACGCTCACGTCGTCGGAACAGTTTCTAACGGCCGCCCGCAATGCCGTGCGCATGTACGGCAAGCCCGATCTCGGCGTACGCGTCGGCCGAAGCTTGCACGCATCGAGTTACGGCATGTATGGCTACGCGTTGCTGTGCTCGGAAGCGATGACGCAGACGTTCGATACCGCCGTCAAATATCATCAGCTCGCCAACGGAATGCTGGACATCCGCTGGGCCCAGCACGACGACGCAGCGTCATGGTTCTTCCCGAATCTCAACGAAGTGCGCGTGCCCGACGTCGACGAGCCGCTGTATGAGTTCCTGATCGATCTGCAGTTCGCCGTGCACGTCACGGTCATCAAGGACGTGATGGGCGCGTGGTGCGTGCCGGCGCGCGCGCTGTTCACGCGGGCGCAGCCGCCGCATGCGGCGCTGCTGTCGGATGTGCTGGAATGTCCGCTCGTCTTCGGGCAGCCGCAAAACCTGTTGAGCTATCCCGCCGCGTGGCTGTCGCGCGCGCCGCAACTGGCGAACCCCATCACGGCCGCGCAGGTGTCGACGCAATGCGCGCGGCTGCTCGAACAGTTTCGCTGGCAGGCGGGCGTCACGCGGCGTGTCTATCAGGAACTCACGCGCACGCCCGGCAAATTCCCCGACATCGAGCAGATCGCCGAGAGCCTGTGCATGACATCGCGCACGCTGCGCCGCAAGCTCGAAGCGGAAGGCGCATCGTATAGCGAGTTGCTGACGGGCGTACGCAAGGCGCTCGCCGTCGACTATCTGGGTACGACCGCGCTCAGCATCGAAGATATCGCGCTGACACTGGGCTTCAGCGACGCCGTGAGCTTTCGTCACGCGTTCAAACGCTGGACGGGCAAGACGCCGAACGAGGTGCGGCGCGATGGCGGCGCGGCGCTTCCATAA
- a CDS encoding histone deacetylase family protein, producing MPPTLVYTHAACLNHQPGPHHPESPERLHTVLKALREPEFAALAWRDAPMGTLEQVQLIHSEGYIDDVAEIAPSHGYMPLDGGDTVMSPGSWEAVMRCVGAACAGVDAVLNGEARNVFCATRPCGHHAEPSKAMGFCIFNQAAIAAAYAYEVQKLERVAVVDFDVHHGNGTQAAFYNRPELFYASSHQSPLYPGTGKAAETGVSHNILNVPLPPGCDSQLFRSRIGLDMLPAVREFNPELIIISAGFDAHRLDPLAALRLDDDDFHWITRELVKIADETCQGRVVSILEGGYSMEGLSGGTRAHVRALMGK from the coding sequence ATGCCGCCCACTCTCGTCTACACGCACGCCGCCTGCCTGAACCATCAGCCGGGCCCGCATCATCCCGAGTCGCCGGAGCGGCTTCATACCGTGCTCAAAGCGCTGCGCGAGCCCGAATTCGCCGCGCTCGCATGGCGCGATGCGCCGATGGGCACGCTCGAACAGGTACAGCTGATTCACAGCGAAGGCTACATCGACGACGTCGCCGAGATCGCGCCGTCGCACGGCTATATGCCGCTCGACGGCGGCGATACCGTGATGTCGCCCGGTTCTTGGGAAGCCGTCATGCGTTGCGTCGGTGCCGCGTGCGCGGGCGTCGATGCCGTGCTCAACGGCGAAGCGCGCAATGTGTTCTGCGCGACGCGTCCATGCGGGCATCACGCCGAGCCGTCGAAAGCGATGGGCTTCTGCATCTTCAATCAGGCCGCCATCGCGGCAGCGTACGCGTATGAAGTGCAGAAACTCGAACGCGTAGCCGTCGTCGATTTCGACGTGCATCACGGCAACGGCACGCAGGCCGCGTTCTACAACCGGCCTGAACTCTTCTACGCATCGAGCCATCAATCGCCGTTGTATCCCGGCACGGGCAAGGCCGCCGAAACGGGTGTGAGCCACAACATTCTCAACGTGCCGCTGCCGCCGGGTTGCGATTCGCAGCTGTTCCGTTCGCGCATCGGGCTCGACATGCTGCCTGCCGTACGCGAGTTCAATCCTGAGCTGATCATCATTTCAGCCGGCTTCGACGCGCACCGTCTCGATCCGCTTGCCGCGTTGCGTCTCGACGACGACGACTTCCACTGGATCACGCGCGAACTGGTGAAGATCGCCGACGAGACATGCCAGGGGCGCGTGGTATCGATACTCGAAGGCGGATACAGCATGGAGGGTTTGTCGGGCGGCACGCGCGCGCATGTGCGTGCGTTGATGGGGAAGTGA
- a CDS encoding 2-oxoglutarate dehydrogenase encodes MSPISRLLHIVPVVVVLGAVTGSAQAATQAVAPVTLPKGNHGVDGPFFPGKRAAPVLPSTGTQLQQQAQQRIDARMGGNSVLNNGASITKAQAQGSGLGFIAQHFDQIDTARSGRVSLSDVKQYLQKQQGQ; translated from the coding sequence ATGTCTCCGATCTCCAGGCTATTACACATCGTTCCCGTCGTCGTGGTTCTCGGTGCCGTGACCGGCAGCGCGCAGGCGGCGACACAGGCTGTCGCGCCCGTGACGTTGCCGAAGGGCAATCATGGCGTCGACGGTCCGTTTTTTCCGGGCAAGCGCGCGGCTCCCGTCTTGCCGTCCACGGGCACGCAATTGCAGCAGCAGGCGCAGCAGCGTATCGATGCGCGCATGGGCGGCAATTCGGTGTTGAACAATGGCGCGTCGATTACGAAAGCACAGGCGCAGGGCAGCGGCCTTGGCTTTATCGCGCAGCACTTCGATCAGATCGATACCGCGCGTTCGGGCAGAGTGTCGCTGAGCGACGTGAAGCAGTATTTGCAGAAGCAACAGGGACAGTAA
- a CDS encoding S10 family serine carboxypeptidase-like protein encodes MKPVRSTSGNRMRLGRLAAPGAMMISLLILVGCGGGDGNPASSSASALSQASPQALAQQQAQPQAANAPYTDAVPYSPHANDGLAASQVAEKAAVMHYQWKSGKTTINYTTTTGHLTATDASGKPEATMSYVAYTAPGTNGKPRPLTFVYNGGPGSSSIWLRLGSFAPTRVATPDPLLTNWPNYPLVDNAESLIDTTDMVFIDPPGTGLSEAILPFTNQQFWGCDSDVDIMRDFIIRYLAANNRGSSPLYLYGESYGTPRTDMLALALETAGVQLTGIVLQSSILNYFADSIEATAIFGTKDGLVLDTDTLAGYYPGYAEVAAYFRQVSPPLLDQGLFALQSEIFATGQYNHFQKYAETWTLSQFGLPGYFDPPVYPSTRTLQSWEWPSSLTLHALQAYFDPNSFGLALVPGSTIGRYDGRVVLPNSDPRLQTDGDPSDILISQPFTTALATQMPDYLGYTAPNATYQPLNDEIINVWDFSHNGEALPDTLPDLLGAIQLNPKLKVLAENGYHDLATPFFTTEKQLARLQTVPRLNPNLQVNFFQGGHMIYLDDVARPKMKSDLADYYRGQPIPLALSLWTLPAPWRDEAPAGTPTATAQAAATQ; translated from the coding sequence ATGAAACCAGTCCGTAGCACGAGCGGCAATCGCATGCGTCTGGGGCGGCTCGCCGCTCCCGGCGCGATGATGATCTCGTTGCTGATTCTCGTCGGATGCGGCGGCGGCGATGGCAATCCGGCTTCGTCGTCGGCGAGCGCGTTGAGCCAGGCGTCGCCACAAGCGCTGGCGCAGCAGCAGGCGCAACCGCAGGCGGCGAATGCGCCCTATACCGACGCGGTGCCGTATTCGCCGCATGCGAACGACGGCCTTGCCGCGTCGCAGGTCGCGGAGAAAGCGGCTGTGATGCACTACCAGTGGAAGTCGGGCAAGACGACGATCAACTACACGACGACGACAGGCCATCTGACAGCCACCGACGCAAGCGGCAAGCCGGAAGCGACCATGTCCTATGTGGCATACACGGCGCCCGGCACGAACGGCAAGCCGCGACCGCTGACCTTTGTGTATAACGGCGGTCCCGGTTCATCGTCGATCTGGCTGCGGCTCGGCTCGTTCGCGCCGACGCGTGTCGCGACGCCCGATCCGCTGCTGACCAACTGGCCGAACTATCCGCTCGTCGACAACGCGGAGAGCCTGATCGACACCACCGATATGGTGTTCATCGATCCGCCCGGCACCGGCCTTTCCGAAGCGATCCTGCCTTTCACGAACCAGCAGTTCTGGGGCTGCGATTCCGACGTCGACATCATGCGCGATTTCATCATCCGCTATCTGGCCGCGAACAATCGCGGCAGTTCGCCCCTTTATCTGTACGGCGAATCGTACGGCACGCCGCGCACCGACATGCTTGCGCTGGCGCTCGAAACCGCGGGCGTGCAGTTGACGGGCATCGTGCTGCAATCGTCGATTCTCAACTACTTCGCGGATTCGATTGAAGCGACGGCGATTTTCGGCACCAAGGATGGACTGGTGCTCGATACCGATACGCTCGCCGGCTATTACCCCGGCTATGCGGAAGTCGCGGCGTATTTCCGTCAGGTGTCGCCGCCGCTGCTCGATCAGGGGTTGTTCGCGTTGCAATCGGAAATCTTCGCGACGGGCCAGTACAACCACTTCCAGAAATACGCGGAGACGTGGACGCTGAGCCAGTTCGGCTTGCCGGGTTATTTCGATCCGCCCGTGTATCCGTCGACGCGCACCCTGCAATCATGGGAGTGGCCATCGAGTCTCACGCTGCACGCGCTACAGGCTTATTTCGATCCCAACTCGTTCGGCCTCGCGCTGGTTCCGGGCTCGACCATCGGCCGCTATGACGGACGCGTGGTGCTGCCCAATTCGGACCCGCGTCTGCAGACGGACGGCGACCCGTCGGACATCCTGATTTCGCAGCCGTTCACGACGGCGCTCGCGACGCAGATGCCGGACTATCTCGGCTACACGGCGCCGAACGCGACCTACCAGCCGTTGAACGACGAGATCATCAACGTATGGGACTTCTCGCACAACGGGGAGGCGCTGCCCGACACCTTGCCCGATCTGCTCGGCGCGATCCAGCTCAATCCGAAGCTCAAGGTGCTCGCGGAGAACGGTTATCACGATCTCGCCACGCCGTTCTTCACGACGGAAAAGCAGCTTGCGCGTCTGCAAACGGTGCCCCGGCTGAACCCGAACCTGCAGGTGAACTTCTTCCAGGGCGGACACATGATCTACCTGGACGATGTCGCGCGCCCGAAGATGAAGAGCGATCTCGCCGACTACTATCGCGGCCAGCCCATTCCACTCGCACTGTCGCTGTGGACGCTGCCTGCGCCATGGCGCGACGAAGCCCCGGCCGGCACGCCGACGGCGACCGCGCAGGCTGCCGCCACGCAATAA
- a CDS encoding ankyrin repeat domain-containing protein: MKDSVRFAATALLTACALGGAIGIALPASAQDAGEINRTLLAAAKDGDRASAIAALDRGAAVDAATRIGDTPLLTACKKGDTEMARTLIEHGANVKHANASGVTPVMAAAYGGYDALVALLLARGADPLATDRVGKTAMEYAAGQGQTQVVKQLLDAGIDVNRRYKNDLTALMWAAGYDRADTAKLLLARGADESLKDNRGMTAKDIAAQTQSNQVASLLSAHQPQ; this comes from the coding sequence ATGAAAGATTCCGTACGGTTTGCCGCGACGGCATTGCTGACGGCCTGTGCGCTTGGCGGCGCAATCGGCATTGCACTTCCCGCATCGGCGCAGGACGCGGGCGAGATCAACCGCACGCTGCTCGCGGCTGCGAAAGACGGCGATCGCGCGAGCGCAATCGCCGCACTCGATCGTGGCGCCGCCGTGGATGCCGCTACGAGAATCGGCGATACGCCGTTGCTCACGGCGTGCAAGAAGGGCGACACGGAGATGGCGCGCACGCTGATCGAGCATGGCGCAAACGTGAAGCATGCGAACGCTTCAGGCGTGACGCCCGTGATGGCCGCCGCGTATGGCGGCTACGACGCGCTCGTCGCGCTGTTGCTCGCGCGCGGCGCCGATCCGCTTGCGACCGACCGTGTCGGCAAGACCGCGATGGAATACGCCGCAGGGCAAGGGCAAACGCAAGTGGTGAAGCAGCTGCTCGATGCGGGTATCGACGTGAACCGGCGCTACAAGAACGATCTGACTGCGTTGATGTGGGCGGCGGGATACGATCGCGCCGACACGGCGAAACTGCTGCTCGCACGCGGCGCCGACGAGTCGCTCAAGGACAATCGCGGAATGACGGCAAAGGACATCGCTGCACAGACCCAGTCGAATCAGGTGGCGAGCCTGTTGTCCGCGCATCAGCCTCAGTGA
- a CDS encoding c-type cytochrome: MWPCADARADAEAGKAKAQACVACHGPMGNSADPQYPVLAGQTARYMYLQLKDFKEGRRKDPRMSPMAANLSKDDMQDIADYFAAQKNTPVDYKADSVAVEAGRKKSQAELCTMCHLGNFSGQNEIPHVAGQHYQYIVKQLQDFRSRTRTNDAGNMGSVARNLTDDDIRNLAAYVANLQ, from the coding sequence ATGTGGCCGTGCGCCGATGCGCGCGCCGACGCGGAGGCGGGTAAGGCGAAGGCGCAGGCTTGCGTCGCGTGTCACGGTCCGATGGGCAATTCGGCGGATCCGCAATACCCTGTGCTCGCCGGGCAGACCGCGCGTTACATGTATCTGCAATTGAAGGACTTCAAGGAAGGCCGCCGCAAGGACCCGCGCATGTCGCCAATGGCGGCGAACCTGTCGAAAGACGACATGCAGGATATCGCCGACTACTTCGCCGCGCAGAAAAACACGCCGGTTGACTACAAGGCGGACAGCGTGGCTGTCGAAGCGGGGCGCAAGAAGTCGCAGGCCGAGTTGTGCACGATGTGCCACCTCGGCAACTTCTCCGGGCAGAACGAGATACCGCATGTGGCGGGGCAACACTATCAGTACATCGTCAAGCAGTTGCAGGACTTCCGTTCCCGCACCCGCACCAACGATGCCGGCAACATGGGCAGCGTCGCGCGTAATCTCACCGACGACGACATCCGCAATCTCGCCGCGTACGTCGCGAATCTGCAGTAG
- a CDS encoding pyrroloquinoline quinone-dependent dehydrogenase produces MNPSPRYLAVFVPLLVATLASSIARGADEVQNVSTTTSAPMPSGFKPVSQAQLDSAAGNSSDWLHSNGSYAQTRFYPGTQINRTNVSKLRPVFIFQTAVNESMETAPIVTNGIMYITTSFNHVYAVDAVTGKEFWHYKHKMGPVTTFCCGPNNRGVAISGDRLFMGTLDAKLVALDAKTGNVLWETKIADPDAGYSETMAPAVVDGKVLIGTNGGEYGIRGFLKAFDANSGQLLWTFYTIPDTGQEGVWATKDATGRDEKRDIAAEKKQLADKGGDFYKTLGGGVWMTPAIDRKTHTVFFVVGNPSPDLYGAIRPGDNLYTDSLVAIDLDTGKYKWHYQYVPHDVWDLDAVSPPILIDVRDTNGKMIPGVIHGGKTGHIYVHDRETGRLIRFSQAMIPQENVWTLPTPEGARMLPGANGGVEWSPMAFDPQTRLAYAANLHQPMTYQVTDAPYPGGNKLWLGGAFKVIPSEEQWGKLSAVNVDTGKVAWDFKTAQPLIGGVLVTGGGLVFNGEGNGLFRAFDASTGKKLWEFQCGAGVNAPAVSYSVHGKQYVAVAAGGNTQLDFKRGNTVLVFALP; encoded by the coding sequence ATGAATCCATCCCCGCGGTACCTCGCCGTCTTCGTTCCCCTGCTGGTCGCAACGCTCGCCTCGTCTATCGCGCGCGGCGCCGACGAAGTGCAGAACGTATCCACTACCACCTCCGCGCCCATGCCGTCGGGGTTCAAACCCGTCAGTCAGGCGCAGCTCGATAGCGCCGCCGGCAATTCGTCCGACTGGCTGCATTCGAACGGCTCGTATGCGCAGACGCGCTTCTATCCCGGCACGCAGATCAACCGGACGAACGTGTCGAAGCTCAGGCCGGTTTTCATCTTCCAGACGGCTGTCAACGAATCGATGGAGACGGCGCCGATCGTCACGAACGGCATCATGTACATCACGACGTCCTTCAATCACGTGTATGCCGTCGATGCCGTGACGGGCAAGGAATTCTGGCACTACAAGCACAAGATGGGCCCCGTCACGACGTTCTGTTGCGGGCCCAACAATCGCGGCGTGGCGATTTCGGGCGACCGTCTGTTCATGGGCACGCTCGACGCGAAGCTGGTCGCACTCGACGCGAAAACGGGCAATGTGCTGTGGGAAACGAAGATCGCCGATCCCGACGCAGGCTATTCGGAAACGATGGCGCCCGCCGTCGTTGACGGCAAGGTGCTGATCGGCACGAACGGCGGCGAGTACGGCATTCGCGGCTTTTTGAAGGCGTTCGACGCGAACTCGGGTCAATTGCTGTGGACCTTCTACACGATTCCCGACACGGGCCAGGAAGGCGTGTGGGCGACCAAAGATGCGACGGGCCGCGACGAGAAGCGCGACATCGCCGCCGAGAAGAAGCAGCTGGCGGACAAGGGCGGCGACTTCTACAAGACGCTCGGCGGCGGGGTGTGGATGACGCCGGCTATCGACCGGAAGACGCATACGGTGTTTTTCGTGGTCGGCAATCCGTCGCCGGACCTGTACGGTGCGATCCGGCCGGGCGACAACCTCTATACCGATTCGCTCGTCGCGATCGATCTGGATACGGGCAAGTACAAATGGCACTACCAGTACGTGCCGCATGACGTGTGGGATCTCGACGCCGTCAGCCCGCCCATTCTGATCGACGTGCGCGACACGAACGGCAAGATGATTCCCGGCGTCATTCATGGCGGCAAAACGGGACACATTTATGTGCACGATCGCGAGACGGGCCGCCTGATCCGCTTCTCGCAGGCAATGATTCCGCAGGAAAACGTGTGGACGCTGCCGACGCCGGAAGGCGCGCGGATGCTGCCGGGCGCGAACGGCGGCGTCGAATGGTCGCCGATGGCGTTCGATCCGCAGACGCGCCTCGCGTACGCGGCCAACCTGCATCAGCCGATGACGTATCAGGTCACCGATGCGCCGTATCCTGGCGGCAACAAGCTGTGGCTGGGCGGCGCGTTCAAGGTGATTCCGTCCGAAGAGCAGTGGGGCAAGCTGTCGGCCGTCAACGTCGATACGGGCAAGGTTGCGTGGGACTTCAAGACGGCGCAGCCGTTGATCGGCGGCGTGCTCGTGACGGGCGGCGGACTCGTGTTCAACGGCGAGGGCAATGGCCTGTTCCGTGCGTTCGATGCGTCGACGGGCAAGAAGCTGTGGGAGTTCCAGTGCGGCGCGGGCGTGAATGCGCCGGCCGTGTCGTATAGCGTGCACGGCAAGCAGTATGTGGCCGTCGCGGCGGGCGGCAATACGCAGTTGGACTTCAAGCGCGGCAACACGGTGCTGGTCTTCGCGCTGCCGTGA
- a CDS encoding GntR family transcriptional regulator, protein MSTDIGLVRPETLRHQVENVLRQAIMSGRFAPGSRLIERELCETLGVSRTSVREALRKLEAEKLVRSVPHKGPVVAVMSQQEASELYALRGLLEGFAAHEFARLASDAAIARFGEAAKELRAQATAQDQAGVLKAKTALYDVLLDNCGNALVKEILNSLYSRVNLLRATSLMHPDRLPSSLREIDKLYKALKARDADEAQELARLHVANAEKAAMRMLGEGESEGTQQA, encoded by the coding sequence ATGTCGACTGATATCGGGTTGGTCCGGCCTGAGACGCTGCGTCATCAGGTCGAAAACGTGTTGCGGCAGGCCATCATGAGCGGGCGCTTCGCGCCGGGCTCGCGGCTGATCGAGCGCGAGCTGTGCGAGACGCTCGGCGTGAGCCGTACGTCCGTGCGCGAGGCGCTGCGCAAGCTCGAAGCGGAGAAGCTCGTGCGCAGCGTGCCGCACAAAGGCCCCGTCGTCGCGGTGATGTCGCAGCAGGAAGCGAGCGAACTGTACGCGCTGCGCGGGCTGCTCGAAGGCTTCGCCGCGCATGAGTTCGCAAGGCTCGCCAGCGATGCCGCCATCGCCCGTTTCGGCGAGGCCGCGAAGGAATTGCGTGCGCAGGCAACGGCTCAGGATCAGGCGGGCGTCCTCAAGGCGAAGACGGCGCTCTACGACGTGCTGCTCGACAACTGCGGCAACGCGCTGGTTAAGGAAATCCTGAATAGCCTGTATTCGCGCGTGAATCTGCTGCGCGCCACGTCGCTGATGCATCCCGACCGGCTGCCGAGCAGCCTGCGCGAAATCGACAAGCTCTACAAGGCGCTCAAGGCACGCGATGCCGACGAGGCGCAGGAACTGGCGCGTCTGCACGTCGCCAATGCGGAGAAGGCGGCGATGCGCATGCTCGGCGAGGGCGAGAGCGAGGGCACGCAGCAGGCCTGA
- a CDS encoding carboxymuconolactone decarboxylase family protein has protein sequence MKQEAARAQRDPQHIKEDFMRVHGIWNAAWDSMLRLDAGFVDAYVQFSAVPQRRNHLDDKTRAFIALAADACATQLYGPGVAHHLERALGFGATREELMEVLELISTIGIHTSNVGVPVLLEVLEEEGLRAGPGPLDERRRALKEAFEKNRGYWHPTWEGLLELDPDLFEAYVEFSSVPWRTGVLSPKVKEFMYCAFDASSTHLYVPGLKLHMRNALRYGATADELMELLEIVSTTGIHGAELGAPLLEAALKKQQASVDA, from the coding sequence ATGAAGCAGGAAGCAGCGCGTGCACAACGCGATCCGCAGCACATCAAGGAAGATTTCATGCGCGTGCATGGCATCTGGAACGCTGCATGGGACAGCATGCTGCGTCTCGATGCGGGTTTCGTCGATGCGTATGTGCAGTTCTCCGCGGTGCCGCAGCGCAGGAATCACCTCGACGACAAGACGCGCGCGTTCATCGCGCTGGCCGCCGATGCCTGCGCGACGCAGTTGTATGGTCCCGGCGTCGCGCATCATCTGGAACGCGCACTCGGGTTCGGCGCGACGCGTGAAGAACTGATGGAAGTGCTCGAGCTGATCAGCACGATCGGCATTCATACCAGCAATGTCGGCGTGCCCGTGCTGCTCGAAGTGCTCGAAGAAGAGGGCTTGCGCGCCGGCCCCGGGCCGCTCGACGAACGGCGTCGCGCGCTCAAGGAAGCGTTCGAAAAGAATCGCGGCTACTGGCATCCGACGTGGGAAGGGCTGCTCGAACTCGATCCCGATCTGTTCGAAGCGTATGTCGAGTTTTCGTCGGTGCCGTGGCGCACGGGCGTGCTGAGTCCGAAGGTGAAGGAGTTCATGTACTGCGCGTTCGACGCATCGTCGACGCATCTGTACGTGCCTGGCCTGAAACTGCATATGCGCAACGCACTGCGCTACGGCGCGACGGCGGACGAACTGATGGAACTGCTGGAGATCGTCAGCACGACGGGCATTCATGGCGCCGAACTCGGCGCGCCGCTGCTGGAAGCGGCGTTGAAGAAGCAACAGGCGAGCGTCGATGCGTAA